A genomic stretch from Achromobacter spanius includes:
- a CDS encoding surface-adhesin E family protein yields the protein MIARHAPLFIALALLGAAVWVPMARAAAPAVLWTPLDPQAMPGVFYDSASVTRVSDKPAVMAVTVAWFYAQQRVSETTGQTYRSVAQLITLNCTTDTYTVTETRHYAGSDATGAVVESIPVADIHNAPVARDPVQRSLRAMVCPKAGRNGSK from the coding sequence ATGATCGCAAGGCATGCACCGCTTTTCATCGCCCTGGCTCTGCTGGGAGCCGCCGTCTGGGTACCCATGGCGCGCGCCGCCGCCCCCGCAGTCTTATGGACGCCGCTAGACCCGCAGGCCATGCCCGGCGTGTTCTACGACAGCGCGTCGGTTACGCGCGTGTCCGACAAGCCTGCTGTCATGGCCGTGACGGTCGCATGGTTTTATGCGCAACAGCGCGTGTCGGAAACCACTGGCCAGACGTACCGGTCGGTGGCGCAGCTCATCACCTTGAACTGCACCACCGACACCTATACGGTTACCGAAACCCGGCACTACGCCGGCAGCGACGCCACCGGCGCGGTAGTCGAATCGATTCCGGTGGCGGACATCCACAATGCCCCCGTGGCGCGTGACCCCGTCCAGCGCTCCTTGCGCGCCATGGTCTGCCCCAAGGCGGGCAGGAACGGGAGCAAATAG
- a CDS encoding O-acetylhomoserine aminocarboxypropyltransferase/cysteine synthase family protein translates to MTEPKKPNWRLETVAVHGGYRPDPTTRAVAVPIYQTVAYAFDDTQHGADLFDLKVPGNIYTRIMNPTTDVLEQRVAALEGGIAALALASGQSAVTYAIMTIAEAGDNIVSSSTLYGGTYNLFAHTLPQYGITTRFANPSDLAAFEAQIDERTKAIFAESVGNPLGNITDIAALADLAHRHGLPLIVDNTVPSPYLLRPIEHGADIVVQSLTKYLGGHGTSLGGAIIDSGKFPWAEHKARFKRLNEPDVSYHGVVYTEAFGAAAYIGRARVVPLRNTGAAISPFNSFQILQGIETLALRVDRIVENAVKVANFLREHPKVEWVNYAGLPDHPDHALAQKYLGGKVPGLFTFGVKGGRDAGARFQDALQLFTRLVNIGDSKSLATHPASTTHRQLNPEELQKAGVREETVRLSIGIEHIDDLIADLEQALAQV, encoded by the coding sequence ATGACTGAACCGAAGAAACCCAATTGGCGTTTGGAAACCGTGGCCGTGCATGGCGGCTACCGCCCGGATCCGACGACGCGCGCCGTGGCGGTGCCCATCTACCAGACCGTGGCCTACGCTTTCGACGATACGCAGCATGGCGCCGACCTGTTCGACCTGAAGGTGCCCGGCAACATCTACACGCGCATCATGAACCCCACGACCGACGTGCTGGAGCAGCGCGTGGCGGCCCTGGAAGGCGGCATTGCGGCGCTGGCGCTGGCCTCGGGCCAGTCGGCCGTCACCTACGCCATCATGACCATCGCCGAAGCGGGCGACAACATCGTGTCGTCCAGCACGCTGTACGGCGGCACCTACAACCTGTTCGCGCATACGCTTCCGCAATACGGCATCACCACGCGCTTTGCCAACCCCAGCGACCTGGCCGCCTTCGAAGCGCAGATCGATGAGCGCACCAAGGCCATCTTCGCGGAATCGGTCGGCAACCCGTTGGGCAACATCACGGACATCGCCGCGCTGGCCGACCTGGCGCACCGCCACGGCCTGCCGCTGATCGTGGACAACACCGTGCCGTCGCCGTACCTGCTGCGCCCCATCGAGCATGGCGCCGACATCGTGGTGCAGTCGCTAACCAAGTACCTGGGTGGACACGGCACCAGCCTGGGCGGCGCCATTATTGATTCGGGCAAGTTCCCGTGGGCCGAGCACAAGGCCCGCTTCAAGCGCCTGAACGAACCGGACGTCAGCTACCACGGCGTGGTCTACACGGAAGCCTTTGGCGCGGCCGCCTACATTGGCCGCGCGCGCGTCGTGCCGCTGCGCAATACGGGGGCTGCGATTTCACCGTTCAATTCGTTCCAGATTCTGCAGGGCATCGAAACGCTGGCGTTGCGCGTGGACCGCATTGTTGAAAACGCGGTGAAGGTCGCGAACTTCCTGCGCGAACACCCGAAGGTGGAATGGGTCAACTACGCGGGCCTGCCGGATCACCCCGACCACGCCCTGGCGCAGAAATACCTGGGTGGCAAGGTGCCGGGCTTGTTCACCTTTGGCGTGAAGGGCGGCCGCGATGCCGGTGCGCGCTTCCAGGACGCGCTGCAACTGTTCACGCGCCTGGTCAACATCGGAGATTCCAAGTCCCTGGCGACGCACCCGGCGTCCACCACGCACCGCCAACTGAATCCGGAAGAGCTGCAAAAGGCCGGCGTGCGCGAAGAAACCGTGCGCTTGTCGATTGGCATTGAGCACATTGACGACCTGATCGCTGATCTGGAGCAGGCACTGGCGCAAGTCTGA